From Bradyrhizobium sp. NDS-1, the proteins below share one genomic window:
- a CDS encoding response regulator, which translates to MSRSQLVAEHLPLLRRYARALTGSQASGDAYVAAMLEAMLGDPAVLDESHGPRAGLFRLFTQIWNSVSVNDDSEVTTLPMPPERRLSNITPLPRQAFLLLSLEGFSEEEVGYILGTDVAETRRLADAAGREMAAEIATDVLIIEDETFIAMDLESLVKNLGHNVVGVARTHADAVALAKNKRPGLILADIQLADGSSGLDAVNELLRTFEVPVVFITAYPERFLTGERPEPAFLISKPFQPAMVSAVASQALFFQRNSRNRAPKAPAA; encoded by the coding sequence ATGTCCCGTTCACAGCTTGTTGCTGAACACTTGCCGTTGTTGCGCCGGTACGCACGCGCCCTGACAGGCAGCCAGGCCTCCGGTGACGCCTACGTCGCTGCCATGTTGGAAGCCATGCTGGGAGATCCAGCGGTGCTCGACGAGAGCCATGGACCGCGCGCCGGCTTGTTCCGGCTGTTCACCCAGATCTGGAACTCGGTCTCGGTCAACGACGATTCGGAGGTGACGACCCTGCCGATGCCGCCAGAGCGGCGCCTGTCGAACATCACGCCGCTGCCACGGCAGGCCTTCCTCCTGCTCTCCCTGGAGGGGTTTTCGGAGGAGGAAGTCGGCTACATCCTCGGCACCGACGTCGCCGAGACGCGGCGCCTTGCGGATGCCGCAGGCCGCGAGATGGCGGCCGAGATCGCGACAGACGTGCTGATCATCGAGGACGAGACCTTCATCGCCATGGACCTCGAGAGCCTGGTGAAGAATCTCGGCCACAACGTCGTCGGCGTCGCGCGGACCCATGCCGATGCCGTGGCGCTCGCCAAGAACAAGCGCCCGGGTCTGATCCTCGCCGACATCCAGCTTGCCGACGGCTCGTCGGGCCTCGACGCCGTCAACGAGCTGCTGCGCACTTTCGAGGTGCCGGTGGTGTTCATCACCGCCTACCCCGAGCGCTTCCTCACCGGCGAGCGTCCCGAGCCGGCATTCCTGATCTCGAAGCCCTTCCAGCCCGCGATGGTGTCGGCGGTGGCGAGCCAGGCGCTGTTCTTCCAGCGCAACTCGCGCAACCGGGCGCCAAAGGCGCCGGCGGCGTAA
- a CDS encoding nuclear transport factor 2 family protein, producing the protein MHQQLLDRLAIRDLVENWAVWRDAGDWERFATVWHEEGWMSATWFQGPARDFMRVSQEGFAKGVRILHFLGGTSIDLKGERAIAQTKMTISQRALVHDVLCDVVCTGRFYDFLEKRQERWGIVRRQPIYEKDRIDPVDPAATLRLDQKALAALPEGYRHLAYMQELIGYKVKRDMPGLTGAEVEKLYGEGREWLAEKAK; encoded by the coding sequence ATGCACCAGCAACTCCTCGACCGCCTCGCCATTCGCGACCTCGTCGAGAACTGGGCGGTGTGGCGCGATGCCGGCGACTGGGAGCGCTTTGCCACGGTCTGGCACGAGGAGGGCTGGATGTCCGCGACCTGGTTTCAGGGGCCGGCGCGGGATTTCATGCGCGTCAGCCAGGAGGGCTTCGCCAAGGGCGTGCGCATCCTGCACTTCCTCGGCGGCACCAGCATCGACCTCAAGGGCGAGCGGGCCATTGCCCAGACCAAGATGACGATCTCGCAGCGTGCCCTGGTGCACGACGTGCTCTGCGACGTCGTCTGCACCGGGCGCTTTTACGATTTCCTGGAGAAGCGCCAGGAAAGATGGGGCATCGTCCGCCGCCAGCCGATCTATGAGAAGGACCGGATCGACCCGGTCGATCCCGCCGCGACACTCCGTCTCGACCAGAAGGCGCTCGCCGCGCTGCCCGAAGGCTACCGCCACCTCGCCTACATGCAGGAGCTGATCGGCTACAAGGTCAAGCGCGACATGCCGGGCCTGACCGGCGCAGAGGTCGAAAAGCTATATGGCGAGGGGCGGGAGTGGCTCGCGGAAAAAGCCAAATAG
- the htpG gene encoding molecular chaperone HtpG → MTTSDTAVHTQPFQAEVSELLHLMVHSVYSETDIFLRELVSNASDACDKLRYEAIASPALLGEGDALKIRIIPNKQAATLTIADNGIGMERQELIDHLGTIARSGTKAFVSKLKEAKDGLGLIGQFGVGFYSAFMVAEKIAVVSRRAGESDVWTWTSSGGSGFEIARASDEEAARLTRGTEIVLHLKDDAKKYLEAYEIERIVGAYSDNILFPIELVPEEGEPRQINSASALWQRSKSELTAEDYKKAYQQIASAFDDPAMTLHYRAEGRYSYAVLLFAPSTKPFDLFEPNRKGRVKLYVRRVFITDDADLLPGYLRFVRGVVDSEDLPLNISREMLQNNPQLAQIRKAVATRVVSELESLAEKDPDNFAKIWDAFGAVLKEGIYEDFERREKLLALSRFTTTSGEKRSLKQVIADFKPNQTEIYYLVGDSIERLRSNPRLEAATARGIEVLLLSDPVDAFWTSMPSEFEGKPLKSLSQGDLNLDLIPRVDDKDEAKKDEPEADEAATIAVIKAALGERVSDVKASTRLTSSASCLVADSQGPSRELERILAQQNRGMKTKPILEINLRHPMVGAITKAQAGSKAVDDLSLLLLEQAQILDGELPEDPAAFAARLNRLVLQGLGA, encoded by the coding sequence ATGACGACGTCAGACACGGCTGTGCATACGCAGCCCTTCCAGGCCGAAGTTTCCGAGCTTCTGCACCTCATGGTGCATTCCGTCTATTCCGAGACCGACATCTTCCTGCGCGAGCTCGTCTCCAACGCCTCCGACGCCTGCGACAAGCTGCGCTACGAGGCGATCGCCAGCCCGGCGCTGCTGGGCGAGGGCGACGCGCTCAAGATCCGCATCATTCCAAACAAGCAAGCCGCGACGCTCACGATCGCCGACAACGGCATCGGCATGGAGCGGCAGGAGCTGATCGATCATCTCGGCACCATCGCCCGCTCCGGCACCAAGGCGTTCGTATCGAAGCTGAAGGAGGCCAAGGATGGCCTCGGCTTGATCGGCCAGTTCGGCGTCGGCTTCTATTCCGCCTTCATGGTCGCCGAGAAGATCGCCGTGGTCAGCCGCCGTGCCGGCGAGAGCGACGTCTGGACCTGGACATCTTCCGGTGGCTCCGGCTTCGAGATCGCCCGTGCCAGTGACGAGGAGGCGGCGCGGCTGACGCGCGGCACCGAGATCGTTCTGCATCTCAAGGACGATGCCAAGAAATACCTCGAGGCCTACGAGATCGAGCGCATCGTCGGTGCCTATTCCGACAACATCCTGTTTCCCATCGAGCTCGTGCCGGAAGAGGGCGAGCCGCGCCAGATCAATTCGGCCAGCGCGCTATGGCAGCGCTCGAAATCAGAGCTCACGGCAGAAGACTACAAGAAAGCCTATCAGCAGATCGCGTCCGCCTTCGACGATCCCGCGATGACGCTGCATTACCGCGCCGAGGGCCGCTATTCCTACGCCGTGCTGCTGTTCGCTCCCTCGACCAAGCCGTTCGACCTGTTCGAGCCGAACCGCAAGGGCCGGGTGAAGCTCTACGTCCGCCGGGTCTTCATCACCGACGATGCCGATCTGCTTCCGGGCTATCTCCGCTTCGTCCGAGGCGTCGTCGACAGCGAGGACCTTCCCCTCAACATCTCCCGCGAGATGCTCCAGAACAATCCCCAGCTCGCGCAGATCCGCAAGGCGGTGGCGACCCGGGTCGTGTCGGAGCTCGAAAGCCTCGCCGAGAAGGATCCGGACAATTTCGCCAAGATCTGGGACGCCTTCGGCGCGGTGCTCAAGGAAGGCATCTACGAGGATTTCGAGCGGCGCGAGAAACTGCTGGCGCTGTCGCGCTTCACCACGACGTCGGGCGAGAAGCGTTCGCTGAAGCAGGTCATCGCCGATTTCAAGCCGAACCAGACCGAGATCTATTATCTCGTCGGCGACAGCATCGAGCGGCTGAGGTCCAACCCGCGGCTCGAGGCCGCGACGGCGCGCGGCATCGAGGTGCTGCTGCTGTCCGATCCCGTCGACGCCTTCTGGACCTCGATGCCCTCGGAGTTCGAGGGCAAGCCGCTGAAGTCGCTGAGCCAGGGCGATCTCAATCTCGACCTGATTCCGCGCGTCGACGACAAGGACGAGGCGAAGAAGGATGAGCCCGAAGCCGACGAGGCCGCCACCATCGCTGTGATCAAGGCCGCGCTCGGCGAGCGCGTCAGCGACGTCAAGGCCTCGACGCGCCTCACCAGCTCGGCCTCCTGCCTCGTCGCCGACAGCCAGGGGCCGAGCCGGGAGCTCGAGCGAATCCTGGCGCAGCAGAACCGCGGCATGAAGACCAAGCCGATCCTGGAGATCAATCTGCGCCATCCGATGGTGGGCGCGATCACCAAGGCGCAGGCCGGCTCCAAGGCGGTCGACGACCTCAGCCTGCTCCTGCTCGAACAGGCGCAGATCCTGGATGGCGAATTGCCGGAAGATCCCGCTGCGTTTGCGGCGAGGCTGAACCGGCTGGTGCTGCAGGGGCTCGGCGCATAG
- a CDS encoding DUF3551 domain-containing protein codes for MRLPILTLTATAALFVAAPANAQRYDPRYPVCMHVYTAGGGFGGGGGDYFDCSFTSMPQCRATASGLAASCDVNPYYAPKEPPPRRRHKKPH; via the coding sequence ATGCGCCTGCCGATCTTGACCCTCACCGCGACTGCGGCGCTGTTCGTTGCGGCACCGGCCAATGCTCAGAGATACGACCCGCGCTATCCGGTGTGCATGCACGTCTATACGGCCGGTGGCGGCTTCGGCGGTGGCGGCGGTGATTATTTCGACTGCTCTTTCACCTCGATGCCGCAATGTCGGGCCACGGCGTCGGGGCTCGCGGCGAGCTGTGACGTCAATCCCTACTACGCGCCCAAGGAGCCGCCGCCTCGCCGGCGCCACAAGAAGCCGCACTAG
- a CDS encoding DUF3551 domain-containing protein, translating to MRLWSCPIIVVAALLALTPSHAQTYDPSYPVCMHVYSGRGGLNWYDCSFTSMPQCRATASGRAATCDLNPYYRSNVPSQRQRHRRSG from the coding sequence ATGCGTCTCTGGTCGTGCCCCATCATCGTCGTCGCGGCATTGCTCGCGCTCACGCCCTCGCATGCGCAGACCTACGATCCGAGCTATCCCGTCTGCATGCACGTCTATTCCGGCCGCGGCGGCCTGAATTGGTACGATTGCTCGTTCACCTCGATGCCGCAGTGCCGCGCCACGGCCTCGGGCCGCGCCGCCACCTGCGATCTCAATCCGTATTATCGGTCCAATGTACCTTCGCAGCGCCAGCGTCACCGGCGCAGCGGCTAG
- a CDS encoding long-chain-acyl-CoA synthetase, translating to MTTAVIEQPKTGRAPSASKIWLKAIELTARIETLPGRLFADVIDDWAQRQPDRVALVTDDTSLVYLGLSKRINRYARWACSVGVTKGDIVALIMPNGIDYVAAWLGISRVGGVVALLNTKLVGQSLAHCIDVAKPRHIIVAHELTEIFESSTPHLKTQAKVWTHGDARSDRAIDVALAVLDDAPLSPLERGEVTIDDRALLIYTSGTTGLPKAATISHRRILNWGFWFAGLTAATPQDRLYDCLPLFHSVGGIVAPCSMLAAGGSVVIAEKFSASHFWPDIVRHDCTLFQYIGELCRYLLKAPPSEYENRHRLRLVCGNGLRGDIWDDFQARFAIPRILEFYAATEGNFSLFNVEGQPGAIGRVPPLLAHRFPANLVKLDPDSGMPLRNEEGFCLACARGEAGEAIGRIGTADEGGGRFEGYTDAGETEKKILRDVFAKGDAWFRTGDLMRIDDKGFFHFVDRIGDTFRWKGENVATSEVNDAMRDFTGVVDATTYGVAISGADGRAGMSAIVVNEGFDIGALPAHLAQRLPAYARPVFIRISSEIDATETFKQKKGDLAREGFDPAAISDRLFMADPGSGAYVTLDAEAFARILDGSIRL from the coding sequence ATGACGACCGCTGTCATCGAGCAACCGAAAACCGGGCGTGCCCCTTCGGCTTCAAAGATCTGGCTGAAAGCCATCGAGCTCACCGCGCGGATCGAGACGTTGCCCGGACGTCTGTTCGCCGACGTCATCGACGATTGGGCGCAGCGTCAGCCCGACCGTGTCGCGCTGGTCACCGATGACACGAGTCTCGTCTATCTAGGCCTGTCGAAGCGCATCAATCGCTACGCGCGCTGGGCGTGCTCGGTCGGCGTGACCAAGGGCGATATCGTCGCGTTGATCATGCCGAACGGCATCGACTATGTCGCGGCATGGCTCGGCATCAGCCGTGTCGGCGGTGTGGTCGCGCTCCTCAATACCAAGCTGGTCGGTCAGTCGCTCGCGCATTGCATCGACGTCGCCAAGCCCAGGCATATCATCGTGGCGCACGAGCTCACGGAGATATTCGAGAGTTCAACGCCGCATCTGAAGACCCAGGCCAAGGTCTGGACGCATGGCGATGCCCGCAGCGATCGCGCCATCGATGTCGCGCTTGCCGTGCTGGACGACGCTCCTCTTTCGCCGCTGGAGCGCGGCGAGGTTACCATCGACGACCGTGCGTTGCTGATCTACACCTCGGGCACGACAGGCCTGCCGAAGGCCGCCACCATCAGCCATCGCCGCATTCTCAATTGGGGCTTCTGGTTCGCCGGCCTCACCGCCGCGACCCCCCAGGATCGGCTCTATGATTGCCTGCCGTTATTCCACTCGGTCGGCGGCATCGTCGCGCCGTGCAGCATGCTGGCCGCCGGCGGCTCGGTGGTGATCGCGGAGAAATTCTCTGCGTCGCATTTCTGGCCCGACATCGTCCGGCACGATTGCACGCTGTTTCAATACATCGGCGAGCTCTGCCGCTATCTGCTCAAGGCGCCGCCGTCGGAGTACGAGAATCGTCATCGTCTCCGCCTCGTCTGCGGCAACGGCCTGCGCGGCGACATCTGGGACGACTTTCAGGCGCGTTTCGCCATTCCCCGCATCCTCGAATTCTATGCGGCGACGGAAGGCAATTTCTCGCTGTTCAACGTCGAGGGACAGCCGGGCGCGATCGGCCGTGTCCCGCCGCTGCTCGCGCATCGCTTTCCTGCCAATCTCGTCAAGCTCGACCCCGACAGCGGCATGCCGCTACGCAATGAAGAGGGATTTTGCCTCGCCTGCGCTCGCGGCGAGGCCGGCGAAGCCATCGGCCGCATCGGCACCGCCGATGAGGGCGGCGGCCGCTTCGAGGGCTACACCGACGCCGGCGAGACCGAGAAGAAGATCCTTCGTGATGTCTTTGCCAAAGGCGATGCCTGGTTCCGCACCGGCGATCTGATGCGGATCGACGACAAGGGCTTCTTCCATTTCGTCGATCGCATCGGGGACACTTTCCGCTGGAAAGGCGAGAACGTCGCGACCTCGGAGGTGAACGACGCGATGCGCGATTTCACCGGCGTGGTCGATGCCACCACTTACGGCGTCGCCATCTCCGGTGCCGACGGCCGCGCCGGCATGAGCGCGATCGTCGTCAACGAGGGCTTTGACATTGGGGCATTGCCCGCACATCTGGCGCAACGCCTGCCGGCCTACGCACGTCCCGTCTTCATCCGCATCTCCAGCGAGATCGATGCGACCGAGACGTTCAAGCAGAAGAAGGGCGATCTCGCGAGGGAAGGCTTCGATCCCGCCGCGATCTCCGATCGGCTGTTCATGGCAGACCCCGGATCTGGCGCCTATGTGACGTTGGATGCGGAGGCCTTTGCACGAATCCTGGACGGTTCGATCAGGCTTTAG
- a CDS encoding acyl carrier protein: protein MSVRSKVIEAIQQIAREQHVTLPALSDDLSLHETGFDSLAFAILVARLEDETGVDPFTISEDAAFPATVGDFVRAYENVPA from the coding sequence ATGTCGGTAAGGTCTAAGGTCATTGAGGCGATCCAGCAGATCGCCAGGGAGCAGCACGTCACGCTTCCCGCTCTTTCGGACGATCTGTCCCTGCACGAGACGGGCTTCGACTCGCTCGCCTTCGCCATTCTGGTCGCACGTCTCGAGGACGAGACCGGCGTCGACCCCTTCACCATCTCCGAGGACGCTGCATTTCCCGCCACGGTGGGCGATTTCGTGCGGGCCTACGAAAATGTCCCCGCGTGA
- a CDS encoding class I adenylate-forming enzyme family protein yields MSPREIFALRDHLSAELKGRTISDAHDVVSLTDVLSHTVLGGRLRELSGRAVLLKLSDQLRSGLAMIELDGIARRMLLCPPDLNAAHLDALIADAAIDAVVTDEPDRWTDTGIALVVTAQLPLEAATPAKSERATEWLMLTSGTAGVPKIAGHTLEALTGAIVAEGPARGPAPVWATFYDIRRYGGLQIFLRAILSGGSMVLSDPQEALADHVARLNARGVSHISGTPSHWRKLLMSGSATQFAPAYVRLSGEIADQAVLDGLKSAFPNSSIGHAYASTEAGVGFAVNDGLEGFPADYLGNRNGVEMKVVDGSLRIRSTRTAHAYVGRSAGALTDDDGFVDSGDIVELRGDRYYFVGRRGGIINIGGLKVHPEEIEAVINRHPDVRMSRAKSRKSPITGGIVVADVILTAGTDPARAKEIRDQILDRCRAQLASHKVPAVIRFVEALDVTPAGKLARTDA; encoded by the coding sequence ATGTCCCCGCGTGAGATCTTTGCGCTCCGCGACCATCTCAGCGCGGAGCTGAAGGGCCGCACGATCTCCGATGCGCACGATGTCGTGTCGCTGACCGACGTCCTGTCGCACACGGTCCTGGGCGGCCGCCTGCGCGAATTGTCGGGCCGCGCCGTGCTGCTCAAACTATCGGACCAGCTTCGCTCCGGCCTTGCGATGATCGAGCTCGACGGCATCGCCCGTCGCATGTTGCTATGTCCACCCGATCTCAACGCGGCACATCTCGACGCGCTGATCGCAGATGCCGCGATTGACGCCGTCGTCACCGACGAGCCCGACCGCTGGACCGACACGGGCATCGCGCTCGTCGTCACTGCGCAATTGCCGCTCGAAGCCGCCACGCCAGCCAAGTCCGAACGCGCAACCGAATGGCTGATGCTGACGTCGGGCACGGCTGGCGTGCCGAAAATCGCGGGCCATACGCTGGAGGCGCTGACCGGCGCGATCGTCGCCGAGGGCCCCGCACGCGGACCTGCGCCGGTGTGGGCGACGTTCTACGACATCCGCCGCTATGGCGGCCTGCAAATCTTCCTCCGCGCCATCCTCTCCGGCGGCTCCATGGTGCTGTCGGATCCGCAGGAGGCGCTGGCCGATCACGTCGCACGGTTGAATGCGCGCGGGGTCTCCCACATCTCGGGCACACCCTCGCACTGGCGCAAGCTCCTGATGAGCGGTTCGGCCACGCAATTCGCCCCGGCTTACGTCCGTCTCTCCGGTGAGATCGCCGACCAGGCGGTGCTCGATGGTTTGAAGTCGGCATTTCCCAACTCCTCCATCGGTCATGCCTATGCCTCGACCGAAGCCGGCGTCGGCTTCGCCGTGAATGACGGGCTGGAGGGCTTTCCGGCCGACTATCTCGGCAATCGCAACGGCGTCGAGATGAAAGTGGTCGACGGCTCGCTCCGTATCCGTTCGACGCGCACCGCGCATGCCTATGTCGGCCGCAGCGCCGGGGCACTCACCGATGACGACGGATTTGTCGACAGCGGCGACATCGTCGAGCTGCGCGGCGACCGCTATTACTTCGTCGGCCGCCGCGGCGGCATCATCAATATCGGCGGGCTGAAGGTCCACCCCGAAGAGATCGAGGCAGTGATCAACCGACATCCCGATGTGCGGATGTCGCGGGCAAAATCGCGGAAGAGCCCGATCACCGGCGGCATCGTCGTCGCCGACGTGATACTCACTGCGGGTACCGATCCCGCGCGCGCCAAAGAGATTCGCGACCAGATCCTGGATCGGTGCCGCGCGCAGCTCGCCTCCCACAAGGTGCCGGCGGTGATTCGCTTCGTCGAGGCGCTCGATGTCACCCCGGCCGGAAAACTGGCGCGAACCGATGCATAA
- a CDS encoding SDR family NAD(P)-dependent oxidoreductase: MHKNVLVTGGSRGIGLSIGRRLAGAGYNVIAAARRESEELKAAIAGSDGRLHFRACDLAVIDAIPAFAKLVRDEFGPVYGLVNNAGLGTEGLLATMHNSEIEALVQLNVLSPIILTKYVARQMMADGAGRIINISSIIATTGYNGLSVYGATKAAATGFTRSLAREVGKVGITVNAIAPGFIDTELTHNLSGDGRKRIAGRSALRRLPETDDVARMVEYLLGEGGRNVTGTVFTVDAGNTA; the protein is encoded by the coding sequence ATGCATAAGAACGTTCTCGTCACCGGCGGTAGTCGCGGCATAGGTCTTTCGATCGGCAGACGCCTCGCCGGCGCCGGCTACAACGTGATCGCGGCGGCGCGGCGTGAGAGCGAAGAGCTCAAGGCTGCGATTGCCGGGTCCGACGGGCGGCTGCATTTCCGTGCATGCGACCTTGCGGTGATCGACGCCATTCCGGCCTTTGCAAAATTGGTGCGCGACGAATTCGGCCCGGTCTACGGCCTCGTCAACAATGCCGGCCTCGGCACTGAAGGCCTGCTCGCCACCATGCATAATTCCGAGATCGAGGCGCTGGTGCAGCTCAACGTGCTGTCGCCGATCATCCTCACCAAATATGTGGCGCGGCAGATGATGGCGGACGGCGCCGGCCGCATCATCAACATCTCCTCGATCATTGCCACGACCGGCTATAACGGCCTGTCCGTCTACGGCGCGACCAAGGCCGCCGCCACCGGCTTCACCCGATCGCTTGCGCGCGAGGTCGGCAAGGTCGGCATCACGGTGAATGCCATCGCGCCGGGCTTCATCGACACCGAGCTCACGCATAATCTTTCCGGCGACGGCCGCAAGCGCATCGCCGGCCGCAGCGCGCTGCGCCGCCTGCCGGAGACGGACGACGTCGCGCGCATGGTGGAATACCTGCTCGGCGAGGGCGGCCGCAATGTCACCGGGACCGTGTTCACAGTTGATGCCGGGAATACGGCATAG
- a CDS encoding DUF3095 domain-containing protein codes for MTSGESFYGGIPVFRGFTSLMDPALYAPLPDDWSIGVADIVDSTKAIAAQRYKAVNMAGAAVIAAVTNALAGREFPFVFGGDGASFAVAPHDAELARDALAATATWVREDLDLEMRVALVPVSAIRAQGLDVRVARFGPSANLSYAMFSGGGLAWADAAMKRGEFAVPEAPAGTQPDLSGLSCRFEVIPASRGLILSVLVMPARGGDPNAFRKVIEDIIHLVERSPDGARPVPPQGPPLKWPPQGLDFEARTRRGGPLLARRASVLAYTLFVYLVMRFDLNVGGFVANVYRRQVVENSDFRKYDDGLRMILDCTQELERALSDRLAAAAGEGVVRYGLHRQDAAMMTCFTPSVLRSDHVHFIDGARGGYASAATALKAMMA; via the coding sequence ATGACCTCAGGCGAATCCTTCTATGGCGGCATTCCCGTCTTCCGCGGCTTCACCAGCCTGATGGACCCTGCGCTCTATGCGCCGCTGCCGGACGATTGGAGCATCGGCGTTGCCGACATCGTCGATTCCACCAAGGCCATCGCGGCGCAGCGCTACAAGGCGGTCAACATGGCCGGCGCGGCCGTGATCGCGGCGGTGACGAACGCGCTCGCGGGGCGCGAATTCCCCTTCGTGTTCGGCGGCGACGGCGCCAGCTTTGCGGTTGCGCCTCACGATGCCGAACTGGCCCGCGACGCGCTGGCTGCAACTGCGACCTGGGTGCGGGAGGATCTCGATCTGGAGATGCGGGTGGCCCTGGTGCCGGTCAGCGCCATCCGCGCGCAAGGCCTCGATGTGCGCGTGGCACGCTTCGGTCCCTCGGCGAACCTGTCCTATGCGATGTTCTCCGGCGGCGGCCTCGCCTGGGCCGATGCTGCGATGAAGCGCGGGGAGTTTGCCGTTCCCGAAGCGCCGGCGGGCACGCAGCCGGATCTCTCCGGCCTGTCCTGCCGCTTCGAGGTGATACCGGCCTCACGTGGCCTGATCCTGTCGGTTCTGGTGATGCCCGCTCGCGGGGGCGATCCGAATGCCTTCCGCAAGGTGATCGAGGACATCATCCATCTCGTCGAACGCAGCCCGGATGGTGCGCGCCCGGTGCCCCCGCAAGGGCCACCGTTGAAATGGCCGCCGCAGGGGCTGGACTTCGAGGCCCGCACAAGGCGCGGTGGTCCGCTGCTCGCGCGCCGCGCCAGCGTGCTGGCCTATACGCTGTTCGTTTATCTCGTCATGCGCTTCGACCTTAACGTCGGCGGCTTCGTGGCAAACGTCTACAGGCGTCAGGTGGTCGAGAACTCGGACTTCAGGAAGTATGATGACGGCCTGCGCATGATCCTTGACTGTACGCAGGAGCTCGAACGCGCGTTGAGCGATCGCCTCGCGGCCGCCGCGGGCGAGGGCGTCGTGCGTTACGGCCTCCATCGGCAGGATGCTGCGATGATGACATGCTTCACCCCGTCGGTGCTGCGCAGCGATCACGTGCACTTCATAGATGGCGCGCGAGGCGGCTACGCCTCGGCGGCAACCGCGCTGAAGGCAATGATGGCGTGA
- a CDS encoding DUF2147 domain-containing protein: MTSRFSALIVLIAALLGASAARAQSADGTWLTQAGDARVKISRCGDGICGHIVWLREPYDTATGQPATDSKNPNPALARRPMIGLPLFSAMQPSGQNKWSGQIYNADDGSSYASSVTVTSADSLRVEGCVGALCGGETWTRAGR, translated from the coding sequence ATGACTTCCAGATTCTCTGCTCTCATCGTCCTCATCGCCGCGCTGCTTGGCGCATCTGCCGCGCGTGCGCAGAGCGCCGACGGGACCTGGCTCACCCAGGCGGGCGATGCGCGCGTCAAGATCAGCAGGTGCGGCGACGGCATCTGTGGCCACATCGTCTGGCTGCGCGAACCCTACGACACCGCCACCGGCCAGCCCGCCACCGACAGCAAGAATCCCAATCCCGCGCTCGCCAGGCGTCCGATGATCGGTCTGCCATTGTTCAGTGCCATGCAGCCGTCAGGCCAGAACAAATGGTCGGGCCAGATCTACAACGCCGACGATGGCAGTAGCTATGCCAGCAGCGTCACCGTAACGTCGGCGGATTCGCTACGGGTCGAAGGCTGCGTCGGCGCGCTCTGCGGCGGCGAGACCTGGACTCGCGCCGGGCGCTGA